In one Pseudarthrobacter sp. NBSH8 genomic region, the following are encoded:
- a CDS encoding CoA transferase subunit A produces the protein MINKVVASAEEAIADIPDGASLAVGGFGLCGIPVALIDALHRHGTKDLETVSNNCGVDDWGLGVLLRDGRIRRTVSSYVGENKEFARQYLSGELEVVLTPQGTLAEKLRAGGAGIPAFYTKAGVGTQVSDGGLPQKYDADGGIAIASSPKEVRAFNDVDYVLEESLTPDFGLVHAWKGDRHGNLVFHATAMNFNPLCAMAGKITIAEVEELVEPGELDPEHVHTPGIFIQRVVVVPAGEKRIEKRTVALAQAAGTESATEQAGA, from the coding sequence ATGATCAACAAGGTTGTTGCCAGCGCCGAGGAAGCCATTGCGGACATTCCAGACGGCGCGTCCCTGGCGGTGGGAGGGTTCGGCCTCTGCGGAATCCCCGTTGCCCTGATCGATGCCCTGCACCGGCACGGCACCAAGGACCTCGAAACCGTGAGCAACAACTGCGGAGTGGACGACTGGGGCCTGGGCGTCCTCCTCCGCGACGGCAGGATCCGGCGGACCGTCAGCTCGTACGTCGGCGAAAACAAGGAGTTCGCGCGCCAGTACCTGTCCGGTGAACTTGAGGTGGTGCTGACCCCGCAGGGCACGCTTGCGGAGAAGCTCCGTGCCGGCGGCGCCGGGATCCCTGCGTTCTACACCAAGGCGGGGGTGGGCACTCAGGTGTCCGACGGCGGCCTGCCGCAGAAGTACGACGCCGACGGCGGCATCGCCATCGCGTCTTCCCCGAAGGAAGTGCGGGCGTTCAATGACGTGGACTATGTCCTCGAGGAATCCCTGACACCCGACTTCGGACTGGTCCACGCCTGGAAAGGCGACCGCCACGGCAACCTGGTTTTCCACGCCACCGCCATGAACTTCAACCCGCTCTGCGCCATGGCCGGAAAAATCACCATCGCCGAGGTGGAGGAACTGGTGGAGCCGGGCGAGCTGGACCCCGAGCACGTCCACACGCCTGGCATCTTTATCCAGCGGGTGGTGGTGGTGCCCGCCGGTGAGAAGCGGATCGAAAAGCGGACCGTCGCCCTTGCACAGGCTGCCGGAACCGAAAGCGCCACCGAACAGGCAGGAGCGTAG